A genomic stretch from Arachis stenosperma cultivar V10309 chromosome 3, arast.V10309.gnm1.PFL2, whole genome shotgun sequence includes:
- the LOC130965283 gene encoding probable E3 ubiquitin-protein ligase RHY1A produces MAGILPGVECARRRRLHQSKGFLDLPSSSTASSHNSTRRTSFGLYAANHEPLHSSSSSSLLHRSVIYQAQPDLSMVGEVREARQRLDDKFRSHRKLENKSIKCSENRQASIAELHTEVYGSKKSGSRRFHWSKLRWKASEQEDCAVCLELFKVGETLMHLPCAHKFHSKCLNPWFENNSHCPCCRTAII; encoded by the exons ATGGCTGGAATACTTCCCGGAGTTGAATGTGCTAGAAGGAGAAGACTCCATCAAAGTAAAGGATTCTTGGATTTACCATCTTCTTCCACGGCTTCTTCACATAACTCTACAAGGCGCACTTCTTTTGGTTTGTATGCAGCAAACCATGAGCCccttcattcctcttcatcttcttctttgcTG CATAGAAGCGTGATCTACCAGGCGCAACCAGATTTGAGTATGGTTGGAGAAGTCAGAGAAGCCAGACAAAGATTGGATGACAAATTCAGATCACACAGGAAATTGGAAAACAAAAG CATAAAATGTTCGGAAAATAGACAAGCAAGCATAGCAGAGTTGCACACAGAGGTATATGGTTCAAAGAAAAGTGGTTCTAGAAGGTTCCATTGGTCCAAATTGAGGTGGAAAGCCTCAGAACAAGAGGATTGTGCTGTGTGCTTGGAGTTATTCAAGGTTGGAGAGACTCTGATGCATCTCCCTTGTGCCCATAAGTTCCATTCCAAATGCTTGAACCCATGGTTTGAAAATAATTCACATTGTCCATGTTGCAGAACTGCCATTATTTAA